The following are from one region of the Coffea eugenioides isolate CCC68of chromosome 2, Ceug_1.0, whole genome shotgun sequence genome:
- the LOC113760336 gene encoding glycine-rich protein 5-like — protein sequence MLARFQSSFENIESLLKKLHWISVSSAIRLLIITTRKSLSTTNQQSFSLLFPTVSIRGADGGAGIGGGAGSGGAAGGGVGGANGGAGVGGGAGGGGAARGGAGGGVGGGAGAGASVGGAGGGGGVGGSAGGGAGGGIGGGAGGGAGGGVGGGVGGGAGGGVGGGARGGVGKGAGGGAGGGKRGGADGGFGKGGGIGGGAGGGFGAGGGFGGGHGGFGKGGGVGAGGGFGGRTSPRIGRRKL from the exons ATGTTGGCAAGATTCCAATCGAGTTTTGAGAATATTGAGTCTTTATTGAAGAAGCTCCACTGGATTTCGGTTTCCTCTGCTATTCGGCTACTGATTATCACCACTCGAAAATCCCTTTCCACTACAAACCAGCAGagcttttcccttcttttcccaACTGTTTCGATAC GAGGTGCCGATGGTGGTGCTGGAATTGGAGGAGGTGCAGGTAGTGGTGGTGCTGCTGGAGGCGGCGTTGGAGGTGCTAATGGAGGAGCTGGAGTTGGAGGAGGTGCAGGTGGTGGTGGTGCCGCTAGAGGTGGCGCTGGAGGAGGTGTAGGTGGTGGTGCTGGGGCTGGAGCTAGTGTTGGAGGAgcaggtggtggtggtggagttGGAGGCAGTGCAGGTGGTGGTGCTGGAGGTGGCATTGGAGGAGGTGCAGGGGGTGGAGCTGGTGGAGGAGTAGGTGGTGGTGTAGGTGGTGGGGCTG GTGGAGGTGTAGGAGGAGGAGCCCGAGGAGGCGTTGGCAAAGGTGCTGGAGGTGGGGCCGGTGGCGGAAAAAGGGGTGGAGCAGATGGTGGCTTTGGGAAAGGTGGAGGTATAGGAGGTGGTGCAGGTGGTGGTTTTGGGGCTGGAGGAGGTTTTGGTGGAGGGCATGGGGGATTTGGTAAGGGTGGAGGAGTTGGCGCGGGCGGTGGATTCGGAGGCCGGACTAGTCCTAGAATTGGACGTCGCAAATTGTGA